The Syntrophorhabdaceae bacterium DNA window TTTCCCGCCGCCTCCCGGTAGTAGTCCTCCTTGAACCCGTATGTGCGCATATCCCGGAAAAAAACGCATACATCCATGCCCGGGCTTCTTTCCTTGAGGAGAAGGGCGTTCTTGATGGACTCGCTGCAGCATATCCTGCTGCAGTAGTTCCTTTCCTCGTTCCTGCAGCCCACGCACTGGATCATGACCGCGCTCTTGGCGCCCACGACCTTTTCATCCCCCGTGGCGATCCTTTCTTCCAGTTCCAGGTGGTTCATCACGCGGTCATCTTCCCCGTAGAGGTATTCCGTCGGGGTGTACAGGTCGGCGCCTATCGCGATGACGGTGGCGCCATGCTTTATCTCGACGGTCCCGCGGCGTGACGCTATCTTTGTTGTGAAGTTGCCGACGTAGCCGGTGGTTTCCGGGATGGTGGCACCGGTGTAGGCGTGTATCATGGGATGGCTGTAGACCTTCGCGACAAGGTCTTTGAGGAAGGCCTGGACGTCGAGCCCCTCGAGGGTGTAGTGGAGCTTGCGCACCATTCCTCCCAGTTCCTTTTCCTTTTCCACCAGCCAGACCTCGTGTCCCTGCTTCGCGATGGACAGTGCGCTGGTCATCCCGGAGATGCCGCCTCCCACCACGAGGGCCCTCTTGTCGACGGGCAGATCAAACTCCTGGAGGGGCTCAAGGTGGCAGGCCCTCGCCACGGACATCCTGATGATATCCTTCGCCTTCTGGGTGGCCGCCTCCTTTTCCTTGGAGTGGACCCAGGAGCAGTGTTCCCTGATGTTCGCCATGTCGTAGTAGTACTGGTTGATCCCCGCCTCGCGCAGGGTGTCCCTGAAGAGAGGCTCGTGTGTTCTCGGGGTGCAGGCGGCGACGATGACCCTGTTGAGACCCCTTTCCTTGATATCCTTCGCGAGCATCGCCGCCGCCTCGGTGGAACAGATGAAAAGACTCTCCTCGGCATGAGCGACGTTGGGCAGCGAAAGGGAATACGCCACCGTGTCGGGTACGTTCACTATCCTTCCGATATTGGCCCCGCAGTGGCACACGTAGACACCTATCTTAGGCTCCTCCCCGGAGACGTCCCTCTCCTCGGGATAGACCCTCTCCTTCGAGAGATTACCCCGCCTGTAAGAGAGGATCTCTCCGCACATGGACCCGGCGCCGCTGGCGCTCAGGACCGATTCGGGTATGTCCATGGGCCCCTGGAAGGCGCCGCTGACGAATATTCCCGGGCGGGTTGTCAGGAGTGGATTGGCAGGGTTTACTTTGCAGAATCCATGGGAATTGAGCTCGATGCCGAAGGCGTCCGCGATGCCTTTCAGGTTGGCAGGCGGAGCGAGGCCGACGGAGAGCACCACCATGTCGAATTCCTCTTCCTTCACCCCGTCGTCGGGAGTGGAATACCGCACGGTTACGTTCTTCGTCACCGGGTCTTCCCGCTCTATGGACACGTAGCTCCTGATGAACCGGATGCCGGGGAGGTTCTCCGTTCTCTGGTAGAACCGCTCGAAGTCCTTCCCGTAGGAACGGATGTCGTTGTGGAATATGGTACACCTGGCGCCGTCGTCATGGTCCTTCGTGAGGATCACCTGCTTCTGGGTGTAGGTGCAGCACACCGCCGAGCAGTAGCTGTTTCCGCCCTCGGTGACCTGCCGCGAGCCTACGCAGTGTATCCAGGCTATATTGTGGGGGTGTCTTTTGTCGGAGACCCGCAGTATCTCGCCTTCATAGGGCCCCGTGGCGCACAGGAGCCTTTCGTAGTCGAGGGCGTTGACGACGTTCACGAAATCGCCGTAGTGGTATTCTTCCCTCAGGCGGGCGTCGAAGGGCTCGATGCCGGGCGAGAGTATGATGGCTCCCACCTTTATTGCCATCCTTTCCGGTTTCTGGTCGAAGTTTATCGCATTCGTCTTGCAGGCCGCTTCGCAGATACGGCACTTCCCCTCCTTGAGATAGAGGCAACTCTCGTCCACGTAGGTCACGAGAGGGATTGCCTGCGCGAAGTAGATGTGGATGGCCTTGTTGTTCGAGATGCCCTGGTTGAACTGGTCGGGATACTTGACGGGGCAGTATTCCACGCATACAGTGCAGCCGGTGCACTTGGTCTCGTCCACGTACCTCGGTTTCCTGACGACGGTTACCGTGAAATCCCCCGCCTCCCCCTCGACCTTCTCCACCTCGGAGTAGGTAAGCATCTCTATGTTGGGGTGCCTCTTGCACTCGACGAACTTGGGGGATTCGATGCACATGGAACAGTCGTTGGTGGGAAATGTCTTGTCGAGATGCGCCATCTTGCCGCCGACGGTCGGCGATTTTTCCACAAAGTAGACCTTGAATCCCGCGGTGCCGAGGTCGAGCGCGGCCTGTATGCCGCTGATGCCGCCTCCGACGATCATGACGTCACCAAAATTGCCCTGCGGTAGATCCTTGCGAAGATGACTCTCGGCCTGTTCCCTTTCGATAAGCTCTTTTTCCACTTCTGTCACCTCACCTGATTATTTTGTGCCCGAAAGATTCGGGTTATGTTCCAAAAAAAGGACCTGGTTCACATGCCTCCGTATCGGATCCCAAAAGGAGAATGAACAGATGTTCAATTCCTTCGTTACGCTTTCTGGACATTCACCGCGCAGGCCTTGTACTCAGGTGTCTTTGTCACAACGTCATAGGCGTTGTTGGTAAGCCAGTTGCAGTTGCCGTCGCGGTAATGGAACGTCATCCATACCATGCCTCTCGGGATCGTGTCCGTGACGCGGGCCGGCACGGTCACTTTTCCGCGCCTCGATTCCACGACAACCATGTCTCCGTCTGATATCCCCTTTTCTTTTGCGTCATCGATGGATATATCGGCGGTTTCCCGGCTGTAGATGAAATCCATGCCGCTTCGCCCGGTCTGGGTCCTCGTGTGGTACTGGGAAAGCCTTCTGCCGGTACTCAGGACAAAGGGGTAATCCCCGTCGGGGACCTCTTCCGGGGGGGTCCATTCGATGCCTTTGAGGATTCCTTTCCCATGCGTGAACTGCCCGTCCCTGTGAACGATCGTGGTACCGGGATGGTCCTCGTTGGGGCATGGCCACTGCAGTCCGTCCTTTTCAATCCGGGAGAACCTGATGCCGGCGAACATCGGGCACAGGACGGCCAGTTCGTTGTCGCAGATCTCCCGCCCGCTATTGGACGCCCAGTCATGCCCCATCTTCCTCGCCGTTTCCTTGAATATCCACCAGTTCGGCCTCGCGACGCCGGGAGGGCCCTTGATCGTCCTGACCATACTTACCCGCCTTTCCAGACTTGTGAATGTTCCCTCGTCCTCGCACCAGGAAGCGGAAGGCAGGATGACATTGGCAAATCTGGTCGTCTCGTTGGGAAAGATGTCCTGGACGACGAGAAACTCCGCAGACCCCAGGCACTTTTCGGCGTGGGTGATATTCGGCTCGGCATTGGCCAGGTTTTCCCCGAATACCCACAGCGCCCGTATCTTCTTCGTGAGCAACCCCTCCATCATGGCAGGTATCACCAGCCCCGGTTTATCGGGAAGGCCTGCAACACCCCAGGCTTTCATGAACTTCTCCCTGTTCTCCGGTACGGCCACACTTTGGTAGCCGGGAAAAACATTCGGCAGTGCGCCCATGTCGCAGGCACCCTGCACGTTGTTCTGTCCGCGGAGCGGGTTCACGCCGCCGAATTCGACTCCCATGTTCCCGAGCAGCATC harbors:
- a CDS encoding CoB--CoM heterodisulfide reductase iron-sulfur subunit A family protein — translated: MEREQAESHLRKDLPQGNFGDVMIVGGGISGIQAALDLGTAGFKVYFVEKSPTVGGKMAHLDKTFPTNDCSMCIESPKFVECKRHPNIEMLTYSEVEKVEGEAGDFTVTVVRKPRYVDETKCTGCTVCVEYCPVKYPDQFNQGISNNKAIHIYFAQAIPLVTYVDESCLYLKEGKCRICEAACKTNAINFDQKPERMAIKVGAIILSPGIEPFDARLREEYHYGDFVNVVNALDYERLLCATGPYEGEILRVSDKRHPHNIAWIHCVGSRQVTEGGNSYCSAVCCTYTQKQVILTKDHDDGARCTIFHNDIRSYGKDFERFYQRTENLPGIRFIRSYVSIEREDPVTKNVTVRYSTPDDGVKEEEFDMVVLSVGLAPPANLKGIADAFGIELNSHGFCKVNPANPLLTTRPGIFVSGAFQGPMDIPESVLSASGAGSMCGEILSYRRGNLSKERVYPEERDVSGEEPKIGVYVCHCGANIGRIVNVPDTVAYSLSLPNVAHAEESLFICSTEAAAMLAKDIKERGLNRVIVAACTPRTHEPLFRDTLREAGINQYYYDMANIREHCSWVHSKEKEAATQKAKDIIRMSVARACHLEPLQEFDLPVDKRALVVGGGISGMTSALSIAKQGHEVWLVEKEKELGGMVRKLHYTLEGLDVQAFLKDLVAKVYSHPMIHAYTGATIPETTGYVGNFTTKIASRRGTVEIKHGATVIAIGADLYTPTEYLYGEDDRVMNHLELEERIATGDEKVVGAKSAVMIQCVGCRNEERNYCSRICCSESIKNALLLKERSPGMDVCVFFRDMRTYGFKEDYYREAAGKGVRFIRYEPDNKPVVEPGKAEDGRDVLKVTAPDYVLGKAVELDADLVVLAAAIIPSAASQEVSRLFKVALGPDGFCQEAHVKLRPVDFAAEGVYLCGTAHYPKLMSEAISQAYGAAGRALTLLANDTVVASGSVCTVNEKQCMGCGACAPACTYNAIELRETKQGRKAEVIPVLCKGCGLCNSKCPTGAISLKHYTDEEIFSQILAGLRKGDIVEQEDKAVGNA